The stretch of DNA TAGCTTTATCTGCCTGACAAGTGATGGGCAAAAGACACTGGCCTCTCTACAAAAGGCTGTCGAATCAAGCTTGGAAACTAGTTTGGATTTCTTGATTTAAGATGATTTTAGAAAAAAGTTGCGTGCGCAATCATTTTTCTTGACATTCTCTTTTACAAGGAGTAAAATAAAGTCATCATTAAACAAAGGAGTTTTAAACATGATTGAAATTACCTATCTAGATGCCAGCAAGAACGAAAGAACTGTAACCTTCGATTCTTATGAAGACTTTGATCGTTCACAACAAGCTTGCCTTATCGGCGTCGCAGACTACTACCCTGTCCAAAAATTAACTTACAACGGTCATGATTTGGACTACCATGGGACTTATGGAGATGTCTTCTTCTATCTCATGAAACAAGATTTAAGCCAATATAACTAAAAAAGGAGAAATACAATGGCAAAAGCAATTACAGATGCAACATTCGAACAAGAAACAAAAGACGGTTTGGTCTTGGTAGACTTCTGGGCGACTTGGTGTGGTCCATGTCGTATGCAAGGTCCAATCTTGGATAAATTGTCTGAAGAACTTTCAGAAGATGTTTTGAAAATCGTTAAAATGGACGTTGATGAAAATCCAAACACAGCTCGTGCTTTTGGAATCATGTCTATCCCAACTCTTCTCTTCAAAAAAGACGGCCAAGTGGTGAAACAAGTTGCTGGTGTTCACACAGCAGAACAAATCAAGGCCATCGTTGCTGAATTGAGCTAATCACATTAGAGACCAAGTACTTTCTTTGGTCTCTTTTTTCTTGCCCTTTGCCATTTTTCAAAAAATATGCTAGACTATAAGTAGAATATTACGATGTTTGGGACATGCCATCGCTAAAAAAAACCTCTACTTGGTATTTTTTAGCTCCCTCAAGGGAGCTTTTTGCGTGTTCTGAACATTTCCCATTTTGGAAGGAGTACTATGAAACGTCAATCAGCCTTGGTCGTCTTTAGCGGCGGTCAAGATTCTACAACCTGCCTCTTTTGGGCTAAAGAACACTATGAAACGGTCGAAGCCGTTACCTTTGCCTACGGTCAACGCCATTATCTCGAAATTCAAGTTGCTAGAGAAATCGCTAAGGAACAGGGGATTCGTCATCACATCCTAGATATGTCTCTGCTGGGGCAAATCACTGAAAATGCCTTGACTTCTGATCTAGAGATTGAGCAAAAAGAGGGGGAGATTCCCAATACCTTCGTTGACGGTCGCAACCACCTCTTTCTGTCCTTTGCGGCAGTTCTTGCCAAGCAACGAGGTATTAAAGATATCGTGACAGGTGTCTGCGAGACAGACTTCTCAGGCTACCCCGATTGTCGAGATGTCTTTGTCAAATCTCTTAATGTTACCCTCAACCTTGCTATGGATTACGACTTTGTTATCCAAACACCTCTCATGTGGCTAGACAAGGCTGAAACTTGGGAATTAGCCGACCAACTCGGTGCCTTTGACTATGTTCGTGAAAAGACCTTAACCTGCTACAACGGGATTATCGGAAGTGGCTGTGGAGATTGCCCAGCCTGCCACCTACGTCAACATGGTTTAGATGTTTATCTCTCACAGAAAGGAGAGGCCTAATGTTTTTTGCACCCAAAGAAATCAAACAGGAAACTGGAGAGTCTCTGGTCTACAATCCTCACAGAACCTTGGTATCAAAAGAATTTACCTTTGATGCTGCCCACCACCTCTTTCACTATGAGGGAAAATGCAAATCCCTTCATGGTCACACCTATCATCTGCAGATTGCTGTCAGTGGATTTTTAGATGAACGTGGAATGACCTACGATTTCGGAGACATCAAAGCGATCTACAAGAACTACTTAGAACCCCACTTGGATCATCGCTATCTCAATGAAACTTTGCCTTATATGAACACGACTGCTGAAAATATGGTTTACTGGATTTTCCAAACCATGAACCAAGAGTTGCCAGACGAACGTGGTCTCCGTTTGGAATACGTTCGCCTCTATGAGACTCCGACTGCCTTTGCGGAGTTTAGACGGGAGTGGTTAGATGACTAGGGAACGAATCCTCAAACTACCAGTTCTGGAAATTTTTGGCCCAACCTTTCAAGGCGAAGGCCGTGCAATCGGGCAGAAAACCATGTTTGTCCGCACTGCAGGTTGCGACTACCACTGCGACTGGTGCGATTCTGCCTTTACTTGGGATGGCTCTGAAAAGCCAACTCGTATGACTGCTGACGAAGTCATTGCTGAGTTGGATAAATTAGGGAACTACGACTATGTAACCCTATCTGGAGGAAATCCTGCTATCCTAGCAGCCAACATGGCTGAATTGGTCACCAAGCTCAAGGAACGTGGTGTCACTCTAGCTGTTGAGACCCAAGGCTCCCGCTGGCAAAATTGGTTGAAAGACATCGACCAGGTCACTCTGAGCCCAAAACCTCCTTCATCCAAGATGGAAGTCAACTTTGAGACCTTGGACTTTATCGTTTCCCAACTGGATCCAGACAAGGTCACCTTTAAAATACCTGTCTTTGATGATGCAGATTTAGCCTTTGCTAAAGGAATACAAGAACGCTACCAACCAGATGTCCTTTTCTTATCTGCTGGAAATCCTGAACCCAAGGCTACAGGAAATATTATCCAAGATCAACTGGACCGTCTCAAAGAACTCTGGGAACGCATCGCTGCCGACGATAGCTGGGGCAATGTCCGAGTCCTTCCTCAACTCCATACCCTCCTCTACGATAACCAACGTGGAGTTTAAGATTAGAAAGAAAAAATCATGTCACAACAAGAAGAAATGAAAAACCTCAGCCTCCTCGGCAACAAAGAAACTAACTACATTTTCGAGTATCAACCAGAAGTCCTCGAATCCTTTGACAATCGTCATGTGGAAAATGACTATTTTATCAAATTTAACTGTCCTGAATTTACCTCACTTTGCCCAATCACTGCTCAGCCAGACTTTGCAACTATCTATATTTCCTACATCCCTGACAAGCTCTGTGTCGAATCAAAATCCCTCAAACTCTACCTTTTTAGCTACCGAAATCACGGAGATTTCCACGAAAACTGTATCAACACCATTGGGAAAGACTTGGTCAACTTGCTAGATCCTCGCTATTTAGAAGTCTGGGGAAAATTCACTCCGCGCGGTGGCATCTCAATTGATCCCTACTACAACTACGGTAAGCCAGGAACTAAGTATGAAGGCTTGGCAGAACAACGCCTCTTCCAACACGATCTCTATCCAGAAAAAATTGACAACCGTTAAACTCATACTCAATGAAAATCAAAAAGCAAACTAGGAAACTAGCCACAGGCTGCTCAAAGCACTGCTTTGAGGTTGTAGATAAGATTGACGAAGTCAGCTCAAAACACTGTTTTGAGGTTGCAGATAGAACTGACGAAGTCAGTAACATATACCTACGGCAAGGTGAAGCTGACGTGGTTTGAAGAGATTTTCGAAGAGTATAATACGAAAAAGCCCTGTTCCTCGAGATGAGGAGCAAGGCTTTTTGAGTTTCAATTATTCTTCTGTTCCAAGGAAGTTTTTAGCAACGAGGGCTGCAAGAACCCCACCAACGATTGGCGCAAGGATGAAAATCCATACTTGTTGAAGGGCTGCGCCACCTACCAAAACAGCTGGTGCCAAGCTACGGGCTGGATTTACTGAAAGTCCAGTAATGTTCAATCCCACAAGAATCATCGCCATCAAGGACAAACCAATCACCAAACCAGCAATCGCACCATTGCCCTTGCTTTCTGAAGTCACTGTCATGATAACCACAACAAACAAGAAGGTTGCGATGACTTCAAACAAGAAACCACCAAAGACAGTGACACCATTTGCCAAGGCATTTTCACCAAGACTAGCAGTTGACATACCTGAATTCGCCAAGAGGAAGAAGACAGCGCCAGAAGCGATGAAGGCTCCAACCACTTGTCCAAGGATGTAGTTTACAAGCTCTGAAGATGACAAACGTTTGTTAACAAACATAGCGATAGAAACAGCTGGGTTCAAGTGAGCACCTGAAACAGTTCCGATTGAGAAAGCTGCGACTACGATTGCCAAACCAAAGGCAAAAGCAATTCCAAGGTGTCCAAGTCCCTCAACACCATTCCCAAAAACAACAGCTCCTGTTCCGATGAACACAAGCATGAACGTACCGATTAACTCAGCGACAAATTTTTTCATTTTCTTTCTCCTTTTTTTAAAAACTAGATACTAGTCTATCAAAAGTAGGAAAGGGTTTCAAGAAAATTGATTGGAAATTTTCAGGCTAGAATCCTGTAAAAACGGTAGTGTTTATTTGAAACATTTTTTCTAAAGGTATATAATGTCAATATAGTTCTAATAAGTTATTTATTCCCTAATTTGAACTAATTTTTACAACTTTGCTGTTCTTTTATGAACGTTTGAATGGTATCGTGGATACCAAGGAGGAATCATATGTCTAAAGTTGCTATTGTCACAGGTGCAGGTCAAGGAATCGGTTTTGCAATCGCAAAACGATTGGTTCAAGATGGCTTTAAGGTAGGTGTCTTAGACTACAATCCCGAAACAGCTGAAAAAGCTGTTGCTGAATTATCAGCTGAAAATGCCTTTGCTGTCGTGGCCGATGTTTCGAAACAGGCCGAAGTTGCACAAGCATTTCAAAAAGTTGTTGACCATTTTGGTGATTTGAATGTTGTCGTAAATAACGCTGGTGTTGCTCCCACTACTCCTCTTGATACAATTACTGAGGAACAATTTACACGCACTTTCGGTATCAACGTTGGTGGTGTCATTTGGGGTTCACAAGCTGCACAAGCGCAATTTAAAGCACTTGGCCACGGAGGTAAAATTATCAACGCAACCTCTCAAGCCGGTGTAGTGGGCAATCCAAACTTGACTGTTTATGGTGGTACAAAATTCGCTGTTCGTGGTATTACTCAAACATTGGCGCGTGATTTAGCAGACTCAGGCATCACTGTTAACGCCTACGCACCAGGTATCGTGAAAACACCAATGATGTACGACATCGCTCATGAAGTTGGTAAAAATGCAGGAAAAGATGACGAGTGGGGTATGCAGACATTTGCAAAAGATATTACCCTAAAACGTCTATCTGAACCAGAAGATGTGGCTGCTGCTGTCAGCTTCCTTGCAGGACCAGATTCAAACTACATTACAGGACAAACCATTATCGTTGATGGTGGTATGCAATTCCATTAAGATACACAAAAAGAGGTTGGAAAATGATTCAACCTCTTTTATTAGTTTTCATTATTAGTTAGGAGGACACAATAGAAACTCTTTCAATAAGTAATATTAGCTTATCCCTAGTATTGAAAAGACTGGATAGCTTCTTTCAAGTCATCTTGTAAACTATTTCTCTGGTCAAGTTGGACATAGACTTCCAACAGACAGGATCTGAAGTTGGAAAATTTATAAAAATCTTCCCTTTCTTCTATCGGAAAGTCAACAGCTTTTATCCAAGAAGCTACTTGCTCTTGCTCCAACTTCCCTTGTAAAATAGGTTCATAGATCACTCTTGCTAAACGCCAATCCTCATCATCTGTAAAGCGAATCGAAACTCTTTTAAATAGTTGGCCAAGTATATCAAATACTTCATGAACTCTGTTTTTAGGAAAGTCTGGATGACAAACCACCTCTGTCAGTAAATCGGCTCCATGTGCAAAAGCATGAACCCAACCATACTGACTTGAAAAACCAGTCGTATCCTTTTCTTTTGAAAGATAATACAAACCATGATTTAAAAGGACATTGCGAATTTCTGCTTTTAATCCCTGATAAAAAACCGATTGCTGGTTGGCATCCGCAAACAAGAGGTTTGCATAAACAAGTGCCCTAAAAGAACGTTCAAGTGTTGGCAGACCTACCTTATCAATCTCTTTATCTAGTCCTCCATCAGCTGAGACCACCTCAGCAATGAAATAAAATTGTTCCTGTGTAAATAGCTCTTCCTGAATCCCTCTAGCAAAGCTTGTAAAAACAAGGTCATCGCGAATTTCTGGAGAAGGATCTCCCAAATGGTCAAGCAACCACTGGATTTCCTCCTGATGATAACTTGGTTTTTCAACTGCTATTTTTCTTAGTAACTCTTGATACATGGGCAATACCTCTACATTTCTAGCAACTTGATATAATCTAGACCCCATTTCTCGACAGCATCTAAAACAACTCTAAATTCCTGCCCCATTTCAGTTAAGCTGTACTCAACTCGTGGTGGAACTTCGGCATAGACCTTTCGTTGAACAATCTTATCCTTTTCTAATTGACGGAGATGACGGGTCAAAATAGTTTGAGTAATCCCAGGCAATAATCTTTGCAATTCTTTAAATCGTTTGGTACCCGTACTCAACTGATAAATGATTACCAGTGCCCATTTCCCCGTTAAAACCCTCTGCGTTGTCGCAAATGGACAAATACCATACTCACTCACTTTATTTGTCATAAAATATCCTCTTTCTATTTTTTAAAAAAATTTATCTTTTAGTATCAATAATAGTACTACTTTTGATACTAGCTATCGAAAAAGTGTCTACTTGTTTTTTTGTTTGTAACTGTTACAATTATATCATAAAAAAGAAATGGAGAATAGATATGTCAACAAACTTAGAAATTTTCAACGCTTATAACCAAGCTTTAATTGCTGGTGACTTTCCTGGTGTCTTTAAAACGATGGCAGACGATATTATCTGGCATCAACCTGGTACTCATAGTATATCTGGTACAGTTGTTGGTAAGGACAAGCTAGGGCCTCACCTGGCTACATTTGCTGAGAAAACTAATGGAACCTTTAAGGTGATAACAAATTGGGTTTCTGACAATAAGGATTTAATCGCAGCCAATGTTACTTTTCTTGGAACACGGGCTGATGGTACTGAACTCAATATGAACGGGATTGACCTCTTCCGTATTGAAGACGGAAAAATCAAAGAAGTTTGGCTCTTCTCTTCAGATCAAGCTGAAGAAGATAGCTTTTGGGGATAATTTAAGAGGCCAGAACAAAAAATTTTGATTTTAGAATTCTTTATTATAAATTTTTAAAATCGATAGATTAGAAAAAAAGCGAACAAGACAGAATTCTGAGTGTCAGATAACTCGTTTTGTTCGTTTTTTATATTTAAGGTTAGACTTTTATCCCAGACTCTTTTAATTTACTCTCCCAACTGGGCACTGTAAGCGATAATCTGATTAACCGTATCAGACAAGAATTGGATGGTATCACGGAGTGGTTTGTCTGTTGAAATATCTGCTCCGATAATCATAGCTGACTCAAGCGGTGTCTTGCTACCACCTGATTTGAGAAGTTTGAGCCAGTCTTCAGCTCCAGT from Streptococcus mitis encodes:
- a CDS encoding DUF4649 family protein, producing MIEITYLDASKNERTVTFDSYEDFDRSQQACLIGVADYYPVQKLTYNGHDLDYHGTYGDVFFYLMKQDLSQYN
- the trxA gene encoding thioredoxin; its protein translation is MAKAITDATFEQETKDGLVLVDFWATWCGPCRMQGPILDKLSEELSEDVLKIVKMDVDENPNTARAFGIMSIPTLLFKKDGQVVKQVAGVHTAEQIKAIVAELS
- the queC gene encoding 7-cyano-7-deazaguanine synthase QueC; the encoded protein is MKRQSALVVFSGGQDSTTCLFWAKEHYETVEAVTFAYGQRHYLEIQVAREIAKEQGIRHHILDMSLLGQITENALTSDLEIEQKEGEIPNTFVDGRNHLFLSFAAVLAKQRGIKDIVTGVCETDFSGYPDCRDVFVKSLNVTLNLAMDYDFVIQTPLMWLDKAETWELADQLGAFDYVREKTLTCYNGIIGSGCGDCPACHLRQHGLDVYLSQKGEA
- the queD gene encoding 6-carboxytetrahydropterin synthase QueD, which gives rise to MFFAPKEIKQETGESLVYNPHRTLVSKEFTFDAAHHLFHYEGKCKSLHGHTYHLQIAVSGFLDERGMTYDFGDIKAIYKNYLEPHLDHRYLNETLPYMNTTAENMVYWIFQTMNQELPDERGLRLEYVRLYETPTAFAEFRREWLDD
- the queE gene encoding 7-carboxy-7-deazaguanine synthase QueE — its product is MTRERILKLPVLEIFGPTFQGEGRAIGQKTMFVRTAGCDYHCDWCDSAFTWDGSEKPTRMTADEVIAELDKLGNYDYVTLSGGNPAILAANMAELVTKLKERGVTLAVETQGSRWQNWLKDIDQVTLSPKPPSSKMEVNFETLDFIVSQLDPDKVTFKIPVFDDADLAFAKGIQERYQPDVLFLSAGNPEPKATGNIIQDQLDRLKELWERIAADDSWGNVRVLPQLHTLLYDNQRGV
- the queF gene encoding preQ(1) synthase — its product is MSQQEEMKNLSLLGNKETNYIFEYQPEVLESFDNRHVENDYFIKFNCPEFTSLCPITAQPDFATIYISYIPDKLCVESKSLKLYLFSYRNHGDFHENCINTIGKDLVNLLDPRYLEVWGKFTPRGGISIDPYYNYGKPGTKYEGLAEQRLFQHDLYPEKIDNR
- a CDS encoding MIP/aquaporin family protein, with the protein product MKKFVAELIGTFMLVFIGTGAVVFGNGVEGLGHLGIAFAFGLAIVVAAFSIGTVSGAHLNPAVSIAMFVNKRLSSSELVNYILGQVVGAFIASGAVFFLLANSGMSTASLGENALANGVTVFGGFLFEVIATFLFVVVIMTVTSESKGNGAIAGLVIGLSLMAMILVGLNITGLSVNPARSLAPAVLVGGAALQQVWIFILAPIVGGVLAALVAKNFLGTEE
- a CDS encoding (S)-acetoin forming diacetyl reductase encodes the protein MSKVAIVTGAGQGIGFAIAKRLVQDGFKVGVLDYNPETAEKAVAELSAENAFAVVADVSKQAEVAQAFQKVVDHFGDLNVVVNNAGVAPTTPLDTITEEQFTRTFGINVGGVIWGSQAAQAQFKALGHGGKIINATSQAGVVGNPNLTVYGGTKFAVRGITQTLARDLADSGITVNAYAPGIVKTPMMYDIAHEVGKNAGKDDEWGMQTFAKDITLKRLSEPEDVAAAVSFLAGPDSNYITGQTIIVDGGMQFH
- a CDS encoding DUF2785 domain-containing protein, coding for MYQELLRKIAVEKPSYHQEEIQWLLDHLGDPSPEIRDDLVFTSFARGIQEELFTQEQFYFIAEVVSADGGLDKEIDKVGLPTLERSFRALVYANLLFADANQQSVFYQGLKAEIRNVLLNHGLYYLSKEKDTTGFSSQYGWVHAFAHGADLLTEVVCHPDFPKNRVHEVFDILGQLFKRVSIRFTDDEDWRLARVIYEPILQGKLEQEQVASWIKAVDFPIEEREDFYKFSNFRSCLLEVYVQLDQRNSLQDDLKEAIQSFQY
- a CDS encoding winged helix-turn-helix transcriptional regulator; its protein translation is MTNKVSEYGICPFATTQRVLTGKWALVIIYQLSTGTKRFKELQRLLPGITQTILTRHLRQLEKDKIVQRKVYAEVPPRVEYSLTEMGQEFRVVLDAVEKWGLDYIKLLEM
- a CDS encoding nuclear transport factor 2 family protein, giving the protein MSTNLEIFNAYNQALIAGDFPGVFKTMADDIIWHQPGTHSISGTVVGKDKLGPHLATFAEKTNGTFKVITNWVSDNKDLIAANVTFLGTRADGTELNMNGIDLFRIEDGKIKEVWLFSSDQAEEDSFWG